From Mytilus edulis chromosome 8, xbMytEdul2.2, whole genome shotgun sequence, one genomic window encodes:
- the LOC139487092 gene encoding uncharacterized protein, with translation MSLCRYAFIVINNISSYTIISDAMDLRKKPRLDYKQMNDGEIADRKEIIKKRKVLPALYDVERIISVKNGSKEGPLYLVKWQGYGFDECTWEPIQHLPKEVIEEFNKPTVTEESIDFYSKLLEEGIRKRLNSRNGVFSVTFPSELYRFVFGTTGEILAMKDDFGKLNLREHWDQIFRNNGVGIGLKFPVRISHAIRNKDDFVPVNGVLKKQRNLVERLRITSSTGVVFCSLN, from the exons ATGTCACTTTGCCGTTATGCCTTTATCGTAATTAATAATATTAGCAGTTATACGATAATTTCGGACGCAATGGATTTAAGGAAGAAACCCCGCTTAGACTATAAACAGATGAATGATGGAGAAATTGCCGAcagaaaagaaataattaaaaaaagaaaagttttgCCAGCCCTTTACGATGTAGAAAGaataatttctgttaaaaatggtTCAAAAGAG GGACCACTCTATCTTGTTAAATGGCAGGGATATGGTTTTGATGAGTGTACCTGGGAACCAATTCAACATCTACCAAAAGAAGTGATTGAGGAATTTAACAAACCAACAGTTACAGAGGAATCGATAGACTTTTACTCGAAATTGCTGGAAGAAGGGATCAGAAAGAGACTAAATTCCCGTAATGGTGTGTTTTCAGTTACATTCCCTTCAGAATTGTATAGATTTGTATTTGGGACAACGGGTGAAATATTGGCAATGAAAGATGATTTTGGAAAACTCAACTTGAGAGAGCATTGGGATCAAATTTTTAGAAATAACGGCGTTGGCATTGGACTTAAGTTCCCCGTAAGAATATCACATGCAATACGAAACAAAGATGATTTTGTGCCCGTAAATGGTGTTCTTAAGAAACAGAGAAATTTAGTAGAAAGACTAAGAATAACGTCATCGACGGGTGTTGTTTTCTGTAGCTTAAACTAA